A single window of Onychomys torridus chromosome 8, mOncTor1.1, whole genome shotgun sequence DNA harbors:
- the Mcm4 gene encoding DNA replication licensing factor MCM4 isoform X2, with amino-acid sequence MSSPASTPSRRSSRRGRGTPTQTLRSEESRSSPNRRRRGEDSSTGELPPMPTSPGADLQSPAAQNTMFSSPPQMHSSAIPLDFDVSSPLTYGTPSSRVEGTPRSGVRGTPVRQRPDLGSARKGLQVDLQSDGTAAEDIIASEQSLGQKLVIWGTDVNVAACKENFQRFLQCFTDPLAKEEENVGIDITQPFYMQRLGEINITGEPFLNVNCEHIKSFGKNLYRQLISYPQEVIPTFDMAVNEIFFERYPDSILEHQIQVRPFNALKTKSMRNLNPEDIDQLITISGMVIRTSQLIPEMQEAFFQCQVCAHTTRVEMDRGRIAEPCTCAHCHTTHSMALIHNRSLFSDKQMIKLQESPEDMPAGQTPHTVVLFAHNDLVDKVQPGDRVNVTGIYRAVPIRVNPRVSNVKSVYKTHIDVIHYRKTDAKRLHGLDEEAEQKLFSEKRVKLLKELSRKPDIYERLASALAPSIYEHEDIKKGILLQLFGGTRKDFSHTGRGKFRAEINILLCGDPGTSKSQLLQYVYNLVPRGQYTSGKGSSAVGLTAYVMKDPETRQLVLQTGALVLSDNGICCIDEFDKMNESTRSVLHEVMEQQTLSIAKAGIICQLNARTSVLAAANPIESQWNPKKTTIENIQLPHTLLSRFDLIFLMLDPQDEAYDRRLAHHLVSLYYQSEEQVEEEFLDMAVLKDYIAYAHSTIMPRLSEEASQALIEAYVNMRKIGSSRGMVSAYPRQLESLIRLAEAHAKVRFSDKVEAIDVEEAKRLHREALKQSATDPRTGIVDISILTTGMSATSRKRKEELAEALRKLILSKGKTPALKYQQLFEDIRGQSDTAITKDMFEEALRALADDDFLTVTGKTVRLL; translated from the exons ATGTCGTCTCCGGCATCTACCCCGAGCCGCCGCAGCAGCCGCCGCGGACGAGGCACCCCAACCCAGACGC TAAGAAGTGAGGAAAGCAGGTCATCTCCCAATCGGAGACGTAGAGGCGAAGATTCTTCCACCGGAGAGCTGCCGCCAATGCCCACCTCACCAGGAGCCGACCTGCAGAGCCCCGCTGCACAAAATACCATGTTTTCTAGCCCTCCTCAGATGCATTCTTCAG CTATTCCTTTGGACTTTGATGTTAGTTCACCGTTGACCTATGGCACTCCCAGCTCTCGAGTGGAAGGAACCCCAAGAAGTGGGGTGAGAGGCACACCAGTGAGGCAGAGGCCAGACCTGGGCTCAGCACGAAAGGGTCTACAGGTGGACCTGCAGTCTGATGGG ACAGCAGCAGAAGACATAATAGCAAGTGAACAATCTCTAGGCCAAAAACTTGTGATTTGGGGAACAGATGTGAATGTGGCGGCATGCAAAGAAAATTTTCAG AGATTCCTTCAGTGTTTTACTGATCCTCTggccaaagaagaagaaaacgtTGGCATAGATATTACTCAACCTTTCTACATGCAACGACTTGGAGAG ATTAATATTACAGGGGAGCCATTTTTAAATGTGAACTGTGAACACATAAAATCATTTGGCAAAAATTTGTATAGACAGCTCATCTCCTACCCACAG GAGGTCATACCAACCTTTGACATGGCTGTCAATGAGATCTTCTTTGAACGTTATCCTGACTCCATCTTAGAACATCAGATTCAAGTAAGACCTTTTAATGCACTGAAGACAAAGAGTATGAGAAACCTGAATCCAGAAG ACATCGATCAGCTCATCACCATCAGTGGCATGGTCATCAGGACATCACAGCTGATTCCTGAGATGCAGGAGGCCTTCTTTCAATGCCAAGTGTGTGCCCATACCACGCGTGTGGAGATGGACCGAGGCCGAATTGCAGAGCCCTGCACTTGTGCACACTGCCACACCACCCACAGCATGGCACTGATCCACAACCGATCTCTGTTCTCCGATAAGCAAATG ATCAAACTTCAAGAATCTCCTGAAGACATGCCTGCTGGGCAGACACCTCACACTGTTGTTCTTTTTGCCCACAATGATCTTGTAGACAAGGTTCAGCCAGGGGACAGAGTGAATGTCACAG GGATCTATCGAGCAGTACCTATTCGAGTCAATCCAAGAGTGAGCAATGTGAAGTCTGTCTATAAAACCCACATTGATGTTATTCATTATCGGAAAACTGATGCAAAACGCCTGCATGGCCTTGATGAAGAAGCAGAACAGAAACTTTTTTCAGAGAAACGTGTGAAATTGCTTAAGGAACTTTCCAGGAAACCAGACATTTATGAGCGACTTGCTTCAGCCTTGGCTCCCAGCATTTATGAACATGAAGATATAAAGAAG GGAATCTTGCTTCAGCTCTTTGGTGGAACAAGGAAGGATTTTAGTCACACCGGAAGGGGCAAATTCCGTGCCGAGATCAACATCCTTCTGTGTGGTGACCCTGGTACCAGCAAGTCCCAGCTGCTGCAGTATGTATACAACCTGGTCCCCAGGGGCCAGTACACATCTGGAAAGGGCTCCAGTGCCGTTGGCCTCACAGCCTACGTGATGAAAGACCCTGAGACCAGGCAGCTAGTCCTACAGACAGGTGCCCTTGTCTTGAGTGATAATGGCATATGTTGCATTGATGAGTTTgacaaaatgaatgaaagtaCAAGGTCTGTACTGCATGAAGTCATGGAACAACAGACTCTGTCCATTGCAAAG GCTGGAATCATCTGTCAACTTAATGCACGGACGTCTGTCCTGGCAGCAGCAAATCCTATTGAGTCTCAGTGGAATCCTAAAAAAACAACCATTGAAAATATCCAACTACCGCATACATTGTTGTCAAG gtttgatcttattttCCTCATGCTGGACCCTCAGGATGAGGCATATGACCGGCGCTTGGCTCATCACCTGGTTTCACTGTACTACCAAAGtgaggagcaggtggaggaggagttCCTAGACATGGCGGTACTGAAGGACTACATCGCATATGCACATAGTACCATCATGCCCCGGCTGAGTGAGGAGGCCAGTCAGGCTCTGATTGAG GCTTATGTGAACATGAGGAAGATCGGTAGTAGCCGGGGAATGGTTTCTGCTTACCCTCGACAGCTAGAGTCATTAATTCGCTTAGCAGAAGCCCATGCTAAAGTAAGATTTTCAGACAAAGTTGAAGCAATTGATGTAGAAGAAGCAAAACGCCTTCACCGGGAGGCTCTAAAGCAGTCTGCAACTGACCCCCGCACTGGCATTGTGGATATATCTATTCTCACTACAG ggATGAGTGCCACTTCTCGTAAACGAAAAGAAGAATTAGCAGAAGCATTGAGGAAACTTATTTTATCTAAGGGTAAAACACCAGCTTTAAAATACCAACAACTTTTTGAAGATATCCGGGGACAGTCT
- the Mcm4 gene encoding DNA replication licensing factor MCM4 isoform X1 — MSSPASTPSRRSSRRGRGTPTQTPVRSEESRSSPNRRRRGEDSSTGELPPMPTSPGADLQSPAAQNTMFSSPPQMHSSAIPLDFDVSSPLTYGTPSSRVEGTPRSGVRGTPVRQRPDLGSARKGLQVDLQSDGTAAEDIIASEQSLGQKLVIWGTDVNVAACKENFQRFLQCFTDPLAKEEENVGIDITQPFYMQRLGEINITGEPFLNVNCEHIKSFGKNLYRQLISYPQEVIPTFDMAVNEIFFERYPDSILEHQIQVRPFNALKTKSMRNLNPEDIDQLITISGMVIRTSQLIPEMQEAFFQCQVCAHTTRVEMDRGRIAEPCTCAHCHTTHSMALIHNRSLFSDKQMIKLQESPEDMPAGQTPHTVVLFAHNDLVDKVQPGDRVNVTGIYRAVPIRVNPRVSNVKSVYKTHIDVIHYRKTDAKRLHGLDEEAEQKLFSEKRVKLLKELSRKPDIYERLASALAPSIYEHEDIKKGILLQLFGGTRKDFSHTGRGKFRAEINILLCGDPGTSKSQLLQYVYNLVPRGQYTSGKGSSAVGLTAYVMKDPETRQLVLQTGALVLSDNGICCIDEFDKMNESTRSVLHEVMEQQTLSIAKAGIICQLNARTSVLAAANPIESQWNPKKTTIENIQLPHTLLSRFDLIFLMLDPQDEAYDRRLAHHLVSLYYQSEEQVEEEFLDMAVLKDYIAYAHSTIMPRLSEEASQALIEAYVNMRKIGSSRGMVSAYPRQLESLIRLAEAHAKVRFSDKVEAIDVEEAKRLHREALKQSATDPRTGIVDISILTTGMSATSRKRKEELAEALRKLILSKGKTPALKYQQLFEDIRGQSDTAITKDMFEEALRALADDDFLTVTGKTVRLL, encoded by the exons ATGTCGTCTCCGGCATCTACCCCGAGCCGCCGCAGCAGCCGCCGCGGACGAGGCACCCCAACCCAGACGC CAGTAAGAAGTGAGGAAAGCAGGTCATCTCCCAATCGGAGACGTAGAGGCGAAGATTCTTCCACCGGAGAGCTGCCGCCAATGCCCACCTCACCAGGAGCCGACCTGCAGAGCCCCGCTGCACAAAATACCATGTTTTCTAGCCCTCCTCAGATGCATTCTTCAG CTATTCCTTTGGACTTTGATGTTAGTTCACCGTTGACCTATGGCACTCCCAGCTCTCGAGTGGAAGGAACCCCAAGAAGTGGGGTGAGAGGCACACCAGTGAGGCAGAGGCCAGACCTGGGCTCAGCACGAAAGGGTCTACAGGTGGACCTGCAGTCTGATGGG ACAGCAGCAGAAGACATAATAGCAAGTGAACAATCTCTAGGCCAAAAACTTGTGATTTGGGGAACAGATGTGAATGTGGCGGCATGCAAAGAAAATTTTCAG AGATTCCTTCAGTGTTTTACTGATCCTCTggccaaagaagaagaaaacgtTGGCATAGATATTACTCAACCTTTCTACATGCAACGACTTGGAGAG ATTAATATTACAGGGGAGCCATTTTTAAATGTGAACTGTGAACACATAAAATCATTTGGCAAAAATTTGTATAGACAGCTCATCTCCTACCCACAG GAGGTCATACCAACCTTTGACATGGCTGTCAATGAGATCTTCTTTGAACGTTATCCTGACTCCATCTTAGAACATCAGATTCAAGTAAGACCTTTTAATGCACTGAAGACAAAGAGTATGAGAAACCTGAATCCAGAAG ACATCGATCAGCTCATCACCATCAGTGGCATGGTCATCAGGACATCACAGCTGATTCCTGAGATGCAGGAGGCCTTCTTTCAATGCCAAGTGTGTGCCCATACCACGCGTGTGGAGATGGACCGAGGCCGAATTGCAGAGCCCTGCACTTGTGCACACTGCCACACCACCCACAGCATGGCACTGATCCACAACCGATCTCTGTTCTCCGATAAGCAAATG ATCAAACTTCAAGAATCTCCTGAAGACATGCCTGCTGGGCAGACACCTCACACTGTTGTTCTTTTTGCCCACAATGATCTTGTAGACAAGGTTCAGCCAGGGGACAGAGTGAATGTCACAG GGATCTATCGAGCAGTACCTATTCGAGTCAATCCAAGAGTGAGCAATGTGAAGTCTGTCTATAAAACCCACATTGATGTTATTCATTATCGGAAAACTGATGCAAAACGCCTGCATGGCCTTGATGAAGAAGCAGAACAGAAACTTTTTTCAGAGAAACGTGTGAAATTGCTTAAGGAACTTTCCAGGAAACCAGACATTTATGAGCGACTTGCTTCAGCCTTGGCTCCCAGCATTTATGAACATGAAGATATAAAGAAG GGAATCTTGCTTCAGCTCTTTGGTGGAACAAGGAAGGATTTTAGTCACACCGGAAGGGGCAAATTCCGTGCCGAGATCAACATCCTTCTGTGTGGTGACCCTGGTACCAGCAAGTCCCAGCTGCTGCAGTATGTATACAACCTGGTCCCCAGGGGCCAGTACACATCTGGAAAGGGCTCCAGTGCCGTTGGCCTCACAGCCTACGTGATGAAAGACCCTGAGACCAGGCAGCTAGTCCTACAGACAGGTGCCCTTGTCTTGAGTGATAATGGCATATGTTGCATTGATGAGTTTgacaaaatgaatgaaagtaCAAGGTCTGTACTGCATGAAGTCATGGAACAACAGACTCTGTCCATTGCAAAG GCTGGAATCATCTGTCAACTTAATGCACGGACGTCTGTCCTGGCAGCAGCAAATCCTATTGAGTCTCAGTGGAATCCTAAAAAAACAACCATTGAAAATATCCAACTACCGCATACATTGTTGTCAAG gtttgatcttattttCCTCATGCTGGACCCTCAGGATGAGGCATATGACCGGCGCTTGGCTCATCACCTGGTTTCACTGTACTACCAAAGtgaggagcaggtggaggaggagttCCTAGACATGGCGGTACTGAAGGACTACATCGCATATGCACATAGTACCATCATGCCCCGGCTGAGTGAGGAGGCCAGTCAGGCTCTGATTGAG GCTTATGTGAACATGAGGAAGATCGGTAGTAGCCGGGGAATGGTTTCTGCTTACCCTCGACAGCTAGAGTCATTAATTCGCTTAGCAGAAGCCCATGCTAAAGTAAGATTTTCAGACAAAGTTGAAGCAATTGATGTAGAAGAAGCAAAACGCCTTCACCGGGAGGCTCTAAAGCAGTCTGCAACTGACCCCCGCACTGGCATTGTGGATATATCTATTCTCACTACAG ggATGAGTGCCACTTCTCGTAAACGAAAAGAAGAATTAGCAGAAGCATTGAGGAAACTTATTTTATCTAAGGGTAAAACACCAGCTTTAAAATACCAACAACTTTTTGAAGATATCCGGGGACAGTCT